Genomic segment of Caproiciproducens sp. NJN-50:
TGCTCCGGCTGATGCGCTCCTTCTACGAAGAGGCGGTCAGCCCGGAGCGCGGAAAGACCGAAAATCATTTTTTTCGGTCCCTGGTTTCCCTGCTTTCCCAAGGCGGAGGGTCGGACGCGCCGGAAACCGACAAAGCGGTCTATGCGGATATCAGCCGGTCCCTGCTTCTGGACAACAGCGTCTATATGCCGTTCACTCACATTCTTCTGCCGGCGGTCGTCCAGGGCAGATTTCTGTTCGCCCAGATCTGGATCGAAAAAAAAGGCAGCCGGGAAGAGGAACGCGCTCCCGCCGGCAGGACTGCGGAACCGATCCGCCTGTACCTGACATTCACCATTCAGGATCTGGGATATTTCGAGGCGAGGGTTGAGCTGACAGGCAAGAAGGTCGACCTGGCCCTCTCCTGCCCGGAAAAACTGCTTGCAAAGAGAGGACCCATCGCGTCTTCTCTGGGGCAAATCCTTGTAAAAAACGGCCTTGCATCCGGGGACATCCGTCTGTCCTGCTGTGAAAAGCCCGAAGTCCCGGATCTGATTGTCCGGAAGATAATGGAAAGGAAGCGGACGGTCGATGTCACCATTTGAAAAGCTTCAGAAAGCGGCCGCTCTGAAATATGACGAAAACTCGGACGGCGCTCCCATCGTGGTCGCGTCCGGAATGGGCGATACCGCCAGGCAGATCGTAAGCCTTGCGGAAAAGAACGGCGTGCCGGTATTCCGCGACGATTCCCTCGCGACGCTTCTGTCCCGGCTGGACGCGGGCGTCCAGATTCCTTCGGAGCTGTACCGCGCCGTCGTCGATATCTATATCTATTTTCTCGGCTTTCACGCCGATTCCGCCGGCAACGTGGCGGAGCAGCCTGAAATGGAACAGGAAAAAAGCTAGGCCGACAAAATTCTGATAAGTTTTTGTCTTTGCGCTAACATTTCAGTCCAATAGGACGATAATAGATAATGGGAAACTGAAAGCGTATTTGACAA
This window contains:
- a CDS encoding EscU/YscU/HrcU family type III secretion system export apparatus switch protein yields the protein MSPFEKLQKAAALKYDENSDGAPIVVASGMGDTARQIVSLAEKNGVPVFRDDSLATLLSRLDAGVQIPSELYRAVVDIYIYFLGFHADSAGNVAEQPEMEQEKS